One region of candidate division WOR-3 bacterium genomic DNA includes:
- a CDS encoding ABC transporter permease subunit — protein MNKIRALTVVTVKALLREKTLWFILIFPLLMSLTPIILKPLVLGEFEKILYDFANSTFLLTGILLSVVSGTSVIQAELKQKTIYLLLSKPVRKEQYLLGKFFGMYASVFIVELAVAFLFLAVFLLTGSSLHPNFFLTFAFVQLQLIIVCALSVFFFTFTTPITGAVFTFLTVVSGLMLSSALNFSDISDKLNPLTKTMVSFIGYFLPAFSEIDINILAYHRIPLGADFILASVSYAFFYSLSCLSLSFLIFERREFL, from the coding sequence ATGAACAAAATCAGAGCTCTGACCGTCGTCACCGTCAAAGCGCTTCTCAGGGAAAAAACACTTTGGTTTATTTTGATTTTCCCTCTTCTCATGAGCCTCACCCCGATTATTTTAAAGCCTCTCGTGTTGGGGGAATTTGAAAAAATCCTCTACGACTTCGCGAACTCGACTTTTCTTCTAACCGGAATCCTTCTTTCGGTTGTGTCGGGAACCTCCGTTATACAGGCGGAGCTGAAACAAAAGACAATTTACCTGCTTTTGTCCAAGCCCGTCAGAAAAGAACAGTATCTTCTCGGAAAATTTTTCGGAATGTACGCAAGCGTTTTCATCGTCGAATTGGCTGTCGCTTTTCTTTTCCTGGCAGTTTTTCTTCTGACCGGCTCTTCTTTGCACCCTAATTTTTTTCTGACTTTCGCTTTTGTCCAGCTTCAGTTGATAATCGTCTGCGCTCTCAGCGTATTTTTCTTCACTTTCACCACGCCCATAACGGGAGCGGTTTTCACTTTTTTAACTGTCGTTTCAGGTCTTATGCTTTCCTCCGCTTTGAATTTCAGCGACATAAGCGACAAACTAAACCCATTGACCAAAACTATGGTCTCGTTTATTGGCTATTTTCTGCCGGCTTTCTCGGAAATAGACATAAACATCCTCGCCTATCACAGGATACCTCTTGGGGCGGATTTCATACTCGCTTCGGTCTCTTACGCGTTTTTTTATTCCCTTTCCTGTCTCTCCCTGTCTTTCCTGATATTTGAAAGAAGGGAATTCTTATGA
- a CDS encoding prepilin peptidase yields MNFLEALKSYPSFLLAVYWSFFGACLGSFANVCIYRIPRKISIIRPRSFCPRCGHKIPFYLNIPVLSYFFLRGKCRFCGAKISIRYPLVETAVALLFLAVYLMFGTSCDTLRFSFAFFFLFTVSATDFDRFQVPVRLTAAGVLTGILTSFLPNLFTSPLESFLGTVIAIGSVVLFNDIFTAIFSREGLGDGDASVAGLIGAYAGWKAFFFSLFFGAVFGIIFSVVLFSVVKGKHDSDWRDPQPRWKKMPFVPFMFIGFAVWTFLARFMPGYLPF; encoded by the coding sequence ATGAATTTTCTGGAAGCTCTAAAATCCTATCCTTCTTTTCTACTCGCCGTTTACTGGTCTTTTTTCGGAGCGTGTCTCGGCTCTTTCGCGAATGTATGCATCTACAGAATTCCCAGAAAAATTTCCATAATCAGACCCAGGTCCTTCTGTCCTCGTTGCGGTCACAAAATACCCTTTTACCTGAACATACCCGTTTTGTCCTACTTTTTTCTGAGGGGAAAATGCCGTTTCTGCGGCGCTAAAATTTCCATAAGATACCCTCTCGTCGAAACTGCGGTAGCCCTTTTGTTTCTTGCGGTTTACCTGATGTTCGGGACATCCTGCGACACACTCAGATTTTCTTTCGCTTTTTTCTTTCTTTTCACGGTGTCGGCTACGGATTTTGACAGGTTCCAAGTTCCCGTAAGGCTGACAGCCGCGGGAGTTTTGACGGGTATTTTGACTTCTTTTCTGCCTAATCTTTTCACATCGCCCCTGGAGAGTTTTTTGGGGACCGTTATCGCGATAGGTTCCGTGGTTCTTTTCAACGACATATTTACCGCGATATTCTCCAGAGAAGGCCTTGGAGACGGCGATGCAAGCGTGGCCGGACTGATAGGAGCATACGCCGGCTGGAAAGCATTCTTTTTCTCTCTTTTTTTCGGAGCCGTTTTCGGAATAATTTTCAGCGTTGTACTTTTCTCCGTTGTAAAAGGCAAACATGATTCGGACTGGAGGGACCCTCAACCGAGGTGGAAAAAAATGCCTTTTGTTCCTTTTATGTTCATCGGTTTCGCCG